A single genomic interval of Rhodothermales bacterium harbors:
- a CDS encoding aquaporin (porin involved in osmoregulation allowing water to move into and out of the cell in response to osmotic pressure), giving the protein IPVTNTSVNPARSTGVALFVGDWAVAQLWLFWLAPIVGAVLGALAYRMIATKED; this is encoded by the coding sequence GCATTCCGGTTACCAACACGTCCGTTAACCCTGCACGGAGCACAGGAGTCGCTCTCTTTGTTGGTGATTGGGCCGTCGCACAGCTCTGGCTCTTCTGGCTGGCTCCAATCGTCGGTGCGGTGCTTGGGGCGCTGGCGTACCGAATGATTGCCACCAAAGAGGACTGA